From the genome of Malus sylvestris chromosome 13, drMalSylv7.2, whole genome shotgun sequence:
GTTCTTTGCTTGGGCTTCTTTGCCATTTGGTCTACTTACAGCTTGTTTTTATGTTTATCTCTAGTAATATCTTCTTCCATCAATAAAGTTTatctttaaacaaaaaaataaataaatgtatcTGCTTACCTGCCCTTGCACTTGTGTTTTAGTCACTACTTATGTAAattaatattgttttttatctttAAAACCAATATAttgatttcttaaaaaaaaagaaaccaatATATTGAAATCAAACTGACAGGAGGCTTAAGGCATGTTTGGTGGTGAATAAAAAAGGCTTCTGATTCAGAAGAAGTAGATTAAATGCACATTGATGAATCAATCTCAGTCCCCAATCTACCATCAATTTTGAAACCAAATCCCAACACttccatcttcttttttttatttctttcaattAAATGCATATTAATTTTCACTAATCCCGATTCaccaaaagaaaggaaaataattattttggGAAGTTTACATTCATGcacttatttttctttaatcccacccattttttcaattttcaaacgTGTTTTAGTAAAActagaatttatttatttacctaGAAAACGAAAAATAGAAACCCAACAATCTAatatctaatttaacaaaatttatcgtttgaaagaaaagaaaaagaaaaaactatttAGTATTTACCACCGGTTACAGAGAGAACCGAGAGAGAAGACGGTAAacagtaaaataataaaaaccttttcTATACTCCGTGTCCGTGTTGTCTGTATCTCCGCGTTTAGCATCAAAACAACCGCGTTTGGCATTTCTCATTTTCCTTTTACATTTCCATTTgcctttccaattttttttaatttttttctttcagtaaTTTCAGAAATTGGGATTGTTAAGATTGATTGCATTTGACCTGTCTAATTAATTCGTTAATACTTACTTAATTAGTGAAAATTTGCAAATCTCCCACAACcgtctctttcttctctctataATAACTATCTCTCACCATCCACCCAGACACATCCAGACACCCCGCACCCACCATTTCTGTTACTCATTCACTCTCTTCGATTTCTCATCATAAACCCAGCAACAAACCCCACCATAAACCCAGCAAGAATACACAATACGAAACCCCCACCACGAAAAGCGGCGAGCAATGCTCCCATTCCGGCTGTACGCCGCCGTTTTGTTCGTCTCCAGTATCTCCCTCCTTTTCCCCCCCTTCTGCATCGGGACCCGCTCATTCCCGACGAGGGCGATCGACGGCGATGATGCCTTCGAACTGGGCTCCGCCGCCCGGGCCCGATTCTCCGAAGCCCCCGACTACCGAAACGGCGGCGAATGCGCCGTTTCGTTGAACCGGGAAATGGTGTCCTCCTGCGACCCGTCGCTGGTCCACATCGCCATGACTCTCGACTCCGAGTACCTCCGGGGGTCGGTAGCTGCCGTGCACTCCGTCATCAAGCACGCTTCTTGCCCGGAAAACGTCTTTTTCCACTTCATCGCAGCCGAGTTCGACCCCACGAGTCCCCGGGTCCTGACCCAACTCGTCCGATCCACCTTCCCATCGCTTAATTTCAAGGTCTACATCTTCCGGGAGGACACCGTCATTAATCTCATCTCGTCGTCGATTCGGCAGGCGCTCGAGAACCCGCTCAACTACGCGAGAAATTACCTGGGCGATATTTTGGGCCGGTGCGTGGACCGGGTCATTTACTTGGACTCCGATATACTGGTGGTCGACGACATTCACAAGCTTTGGAACATTTCGCTCACCGGATCGCGGGTCATCGGAGCCCCGGAGTACTGCCACGCCAACTTTACCAAGTACTTCACCGACGGGTTCTGGTCCGACCCGGTTCTCTCCCGGGTTTTTTCCTCAAGAAACCCCTGCTATTTCAACACCGGTGTGATGGTGATGGACCTGGTGAGGTGGAGGGAGGGAAATTACCGAAAGAGGATCGAGAACTGGATGGAGTTACAGAGAAAGCGAAGGATTTACGAGCTGGGTTCTCTGCCGCCGTTTCTACTCGTCTTCGCCGGCAACGTGGAGGCCATAGACCACCGGTGGAACCAGCACGGCCTCGGCGGCGACAATGTCAGAGGCAGCTGCCGGTCTCTGCACCCGGGTCCGGTCAGTCTCCTCCATTGGAGCGGCAAGGGAAAGCCGTGGGTCAGACTCGAATCCAAAAACCCGTGCCCGCTGGACCACCTCTGGGAGCCTTACGATCTTTACAAGCcgatccaccaccacaacccgGCGAAGTTTCAATCCTTATCGTCGATCTCTGCATCTACATTGATCTTGTTTTCGAGCTATTTGTCTTGAGATGACGCGGCTTATGATAATTCTTTCATACATTGTTGATTCAGACATTCTTTTGATAGCCATTTTGTACAGATTGATTGAATTTTAGGTGAAACTGTGAGCGGAAAATTCATGGATTGTTCATCAGtctcaatttttttgttcttgtttcTGGAATTTTCTCGGCGGATTtgacatatgtgatgagatccaattttcaatttctgggtcCCAAAGAGGAGAGAATGTTATCATCCCAAATACCATGCGCTTCTTGTTCTTCCTTCTTCCGCTTCAAAGcttccaatttttatttttcttaaatattGACTGTATATTTGGTGTATGCATTTTCTGTCGCGTTGTCTCTCAATAATTGCAAATTTGAAAGTGGCCTGAGAATCTGAATGACAGTGTAGACAGTGAAATCAACGGTGTTACAGCTCAATGGGTTCACGGGCCTCTATTGGGAGCGTTGCTCGGATATCATTGTGTCAGTATTTTCGAACAATTTTTAATAGTGCGTGATTGACTTAAAAATCGATTCGTATTCCAACTAATCCCTAAATAGTGTGTTATTGTGTCGGTATTTTCGAACAATTTTTAATAGTGCGTGATTGACTTAAAAATCGATTCGTGTTCCAACTAATCCCTAAATAGTGTGTGATTGACTTTAAAACTGAATTGGTGTTCCAAACTAATTCCTTTGACTTAAAAATCCGACTTTTGGCATCTCAAGTGCAGATAAGT
Proteins encoded in this window:
- the LOC126596139 gene encoding probable galacturonosyltransferase-like 9, coding for MLPFRLYAAVLFVSSISLLFPPFCIGTRSFPTRAIDGDDAFELGSAARARFSEAPDYRNGGECAVSLNREMVSSCDPSLVHIAMTLDSEYLRGSVAAVHSVIKHASCPENVFFHFIAAEFDPTSPRVLTQLVRSTFPSLNFKVYIFREDTVINLISSSIRQALENPLNYARNYLGDILGRCVDRVIYLDSDILVVDDIHKLWNISLTGSRVIGAPEYCHANFTKYFTDGFWSDPVLSRVFSSRNPCYFNTGVMVMDLVRWREGNYRKRIENWMELQRKRRIYELGSLPPFLLVFAGNVEAIDHRWNQHGLGGDNVRGSCRSLHPGPVSLLHWSGKGKPWVRLESKNPCPLDHLWEPYDLYKPIHHHNPAKFQSLSSISASTLILFSSYLS